A window from Bubalus kerabau isolate K-KA32 ecotype Philippines breed swamp buffalo chromosome 5, PCC_UOA_SB_1v2, whole genome shotgun sequence encodes these proteins:
- the LOC129653794 gene encoding olfactory receptor 10G7-like has product MTNMSVVTTFILMGFPHSPELDTFLFGIFLVIYVLTVVGNLLILLVITVDPRLHTPMYYFLSNLSFIDMWFSMVTVPKMLMTLVSPEGSPVSFPSCVAQLYSFHFLGSTECFLYTVMSYDCFLAISYPLRYASMMSGRMCALLATTTWLSGSVHSAVQTTLTFRLPFCGPNQIQHYFCDAPPILKLTCADTSANELVIFVNIGVVASGCFLLIVLSYMSIVHSILKIRTSEGRWRAFQTCASHCTVVLCFFGPGVFIYLRPGSKEAMDRIVAVFYTVMTPLLNPVVYTLRNKDVKKALLTLKVVHSQSK; this is encoded by the coding sequence ATGACGAACATGAGCGTAGTGACAACGTTCATCCTCATGGGCTTTCCCCATTCACCAGAGCTGGACACATTCCTCTTTGGAATCTTCCTGGTGATCTATGTCCTCACTGTGGTGGGGAACCTTCTCATCCTGCTGGTGATCACAGTGGATCCCCgcctgcacacccccatgtactactTCCTGAGCAACCTGTCCTTCATTGACATGTGGTTCTCCATGGTCACTGTACCCAAAATGCTGATGACCCTGGTGTCCCCAGAAGGCAGTCCTGTCTCCTTTCCCAGCTGTGTGGCCCAGCTCTACTCCTTCCACTTCCTGGGCAGCACCGAGTGCTTCCTCTACACCGTCATGTCCTATGACTGCTTCCTGGCCATCAGTTACCCGCTCAGGTATGCCAGCATGATGAGTGGGAGGATGTGCGCTCTCCTGGCCAcaaccacgtggctcagtggctcTGTGCACTCTGCTGTCCAGACCACACTGACATTCCGTTTGCCCTTCTGTGGACCCAACCAGATCCAGCATTACTTTTGTGATGCACCACCCATCCTCAAACTGACCTGTGCAGACACCTCTGCCAACGAGTTGGTGATCTTTGTCAACATTGGGGTGGTGGCTTCAGGCTGCTTTCTTCTTATAGTGCTGTCCTACATGTCCATCGTCCACTCCATCCTGAAGATCCGCACCTCAGAAGGGAGATGGAGAGCCTTCCAGACCTGTGCCTCCCACTGCACTGTGGTCCTTTGCTTCTTTGGCCCTGGTGTTTTCATTTACCTGAGACCAGGCTCCAAGGAGGCTATGGACAGGATTGTGGCTGTTTTCTACACTGTGATGACGCCCCTTCTGAACCCTGTGGTCTACACCCTGAGGAACAAGGACGTGAAGAAAGCTCTGTTGACACTTAAAGTAGTGCATTCACAGAGCAAATAA
- the LOC129653795 gene encoding olfactory receptor 10G4-like yields the protein MRNMSIVTTFILMGFPHSPELDTFLFGIFLVIYALTVVGNLLILLVITVDPRLHTPMYYFLSNLSFIDMWFSTVTVPKMLMTLVSPEGSPVSFPSCVAQLYSFHFLGSTECFLYTVMSYDRFLAISYPLRYASMMSGRMCALLATTTWLSGSVHSAVQTTLTFRLPFCGPNQIQHYFCDAPPILKLTCADTSANELVIFVNIGVVASGCFLLIVLSYMSIVHSILKIRTSEGKWRAFQTCASHCTVVFCFFVPCVFIYLRPGSKEAMDRIVAVFYTVMTPLLNPVVYTLRNKEVKKALLKLKDKVVHSQSK from the coding sequence ATGAGAAACATGAGCATAGTGACAACGTTCATCCTCATGGGCTTTCCCCATTCACCAGAGCTGGACACATTCCTCTTTGGAATCTTCCTGGTGATCTATGCCCTCACTGTGGTGGGGAACCTTCTCATCCTGCTGGTGATCACAGTGGATCCCCgcctgcacacccccatgtactactTCCTGAGCAACCTGTCCTTCATTGACATGTGGTTCTCCACGGTCACTGTGCCCAAAATGCTGATGACCCTGGTGTCCCCAGAAGGCAGTCCTGTCTCCTTTCCCAGCTGTGTGGCCCAGCTCTACTCCTTCCACTTCCTGGGCAGCACCGAGTGCTTCCTCTACACTGTCATGTCCTATGACCGCTTCCTGGCCATCAGTTACCCGCTCAGGTATGCCAGCATGATGAGTGGGAGGATGTGCGCTCTCCTGGCCAcaaccacgtggctcagtggctcTGTGCACTCTGCTGTCCAGACCACACTGACGTTCCGTTTGCCCTTCTGTGGACCCAACCAGATCCAGCATTACTTTTGTGATGCACCACCCATCCTCAAACTGACCTGTGCAGACACCTCTGCCAACGAGTTGGTGATCTTTGTCAACATTGGGGTGGTGGCTTCAGGCTGCTTTCTTCTTATAGTGCTGTCCTACATGTCCATCGTCCACTCCATCCTGAAGATCCGCACCTCAGAAGGGAAATGGAGAGCCTTCCAGACCTGTGCCTCCCACTGCACTGTGGTCTTTTGCTTCTTTGTTCCCTGTGTTTTCATTTACCTGAGACCAGGCTCCAAGGAGGCTATGGACAGGATTGTGGCTGTTTTCTACACTGTGATGACGCCCCTTCTGAACCCTGTGGTCTACACCCTGAGGAACAAGGAAGTGAAGAAAGCTCTGTTGAAGCTTAAAGACAAAGTAGTGCATTCACAGAGCAAATAA